The Thunnus thynnus chromosome 1, fThuThy2.1, whole genome shotgun sequence nucleotide sequence TCTATTATCGGAAATTTAATAAACTTGACAAATTAAATGGAAacataatcatcagattaatcttTCGTCCTTtgtgttaatgtaaatgtaatattctgTGTTCATAGGTCTGCTGTTTACATATGGCGTTACTGGAAGTGGAAAGACTTACACCATGACCGGCTCGCCTGGAGATGGAGGACTCCTCCCTCGTTCCCTAGACATGCTCTTCAACAGTGTCGGCCCTTTCCAGGCCAAGAGATTTGtaagacttttatttattaatgttagaTCCTAGTAAAAGGGTTGAGTGTTTGGGGAGGGGTGTGACTCtgactttaaatgttttaaatctcCCTCAGGTGTTTAAACCAGATGACAAAAATGGGATGGAGATCCAGAGTCAAGTTGATGCTCTCCTGGAGAGACAGAAGCGAGATAGTCAACCGTTAGTGCCCAAAACACCCTCCTCCAGGTAGTTATTTATTTCCCATATTACTTTCTgcactgcttttttttaaaatttgaaggAGCTGAATCTGAagttgttgcttttctttgattttgttttttaggcAGAAGGCTGACCCCGAGTTTGTGGACATGATCAGCCCAGAAGAGGCATGCAAATCTGAGAATGTGGATGATGACTGTTGTTACAGCGTTTTTGTGTCCTACATCGAGGTCTATAACAACTACATCTACGATCTCCTCGAAGATGCTCCGTTTGACCCCATCAGACCAAAGTAAGAGACAAGATTTCACATGAGTGTTTTTTGAGCACAATGTCATGTTGAAGGATTGGCTGTTCAAAGCCTAATTGTATCcatatttttggttttgcttCTTGTATGACACAGAGACTCTACACAAATTGAGCTGGATCGCTACTCAACTGCACCCACAAAGTTACACCCTACTAATGTTCACTACAGATCATTATCTTGTGGTTGTGCAACCGCTCagttctgttgttttcacataGTCTGCAACCACAGTAGTGACTGTGTTCTGTGTATGAATAAGTACTttcagacagattttttttttgtagttttgtgttgACAAGATGCACTTTTAAAAATCCTGTCTTTGCTAGGTGGCTTGGTGGAGGCACGCCTGTACGGAACACTGAGTTCACGTATGTGGcccataaacatacatacagtactgttttatttatagttgTAACTTGGCTGTAGCTGAAATGTCGCATACGTCATCAGTCGACTTCCATCCCATTAATCCAAAGCCCCGTGAATAGCATCTGTGACATACTGTAGCTAACTAGCTTTGTGTTATTCTGGTGGCTGCTGTCTTTTAGGATTTGCTCCCTGCTTTTACTGTAAGCGTTGAGATGTGCAATATGTCCCTGAATGGCTCGAGCTTGTGTGTAAATccagtgtgcatgtgtctgtaaCCTGAATGAAGTGTTCATATGTCTCCCTACATTGTGTATGATTGTAATGTTGATTCTAACTAACATTAAGTAGTTATGATTTTAgcttttctgcttgtttcactaAAGAGACGCATAATTATGTAAGATCATTTGAATATGTTGATTATTAATTACACAAACATCTTTCAGACCACCTCAGTCCAAGATTCTGCGTGAAGATCAGAATCATAACATGTATGTGGCTGGCTGCACAGAAGTTGAGGTAAAATCTACAGAGGAGGCTTTTGAAGTCTTTTGGAAGGGTGAGTCTTATagttacattttattatatttttattttgctgtattttatgttattgtgtgtgttccTCTAACATGCAGAACCATGTGAGTTTTACTAAACTTATGTATTAGGAGGCCGCCACGACTTTTCTCAGTTAAAAACATCCATCGAGAGTGGACACTGCTAATATGCAGTAGGGCACTTTTGAGATATAGCTTCCGGTTTGGCTTTTATCAGCTTTCATCTTCATGGTTTACCAAACTAATCACCAGGGATTATTGGACAAAGCAATACATCTTTTGACCTAATAAAGAAATTATTTGACCCGTATTCTTACTGCTGTTATTATTGTCACACATTGTATTAATGCTGTTTtcaggacaaaagaaaagaaggatcGCCAACACTCAACTCAACCGTGAATCCAGTCGCTCACACAGTGTGTTCACTGTGAAGCTGGTCCAGGCACCTCTTGATGCTGACGGGGACCACATTCTACAGGTGACATGTTACATAAAAAAGTTACATATtgcatatattacatttttctaaTTTATATACGTAAATACTTGTAATCGGTTTGCTTTCAAAGAGACAAGTCAGTCAACTTAATTGTCCAGCCAGTGCTTGGTGATGCTAACAGTCTGTTATTGTCCTTAAGGACAAAAACCAGGTGAATGTGAGCCAGCTGTGTTTGGTTGACCTGGCAGGCAGTGAGCGCACCAGCAGAACCAGAGCAGAAGGAAGCCGTCTCCGTGAAGCGGgtcagtttttttcttcctattGGTCTCTTTCTATAGTCAACCAGAGGTCTTTTCTGTGTCTATAGattatttcagttcattgtaCTATATAACGTTTGTTCATACACCAAATGTGTCTAGTAATGTCTCATTTGCATCTTCTTGACAGGTAATATAAATCAGTCCTTGATGACACTGCGAACATGTATGGAAGTCCTGCGTGAGAACCAGATGTGTGGAACCAATAAGGTTGGTATTTTGTTGTCTGACGTCACTGTAtcatcagtcttttttttaactgtttatctgttttatgtctATGCAGAGTAATATTATTACTCTTTGAGTCCATAATATTTATCAGTGGTTATTTTCCAGTATGTGCAGTTTCACTGAGCCTTTGTCCTCTTCCAGATGGTGCCATATAGGGACTCTAAAGTGACACATCTGTTTAAAAACTACTTTGATGGAGAAGGAAAAGTCAGGATGATTGTGTGTGTCAACCCAAAGGCTGATGATTATGAAGAAACGATGGTAAGACATTGAATTTTAATTATCTTGTCTCTTTAATCTCATTTGCTTTCCCAGAAGAAAATGAACCAGACATACAACTGCTAATGTTAAACCACAATAAATACTTGATAAGATATCACAGtatttgtcattatttgttGAAGAAACCCTCAATGATTGTGTTGTAGTGCCCAATAAGTTTCAAGGCTGTTAGGTGCCATGAAAAATTACAGAATGTAACTTTAAGTATTAaatagtgttttgttgttttgtgtggcAGCTGGTGATGCGGTTCGCAGAGATGAcacaggaggtggaggtggcGCGGCCAGTTGACCGGCCAATCTGTGGCCTTGCTCCAGGACGCAGACACAGAAACCAGGCATTCAGAGATGAGTTATCACGTCGCCTGGAGGAGCGAGGAGGCCCCAGCAATGCTGGTAAGTCACCTTCAAATCTGTACTACTAGCTAATTGTGCTTCTGTCATCCTGTATTTCAGATAAGCATTTTGTAAGTGcaactgttttatttactttgtttttgattttacaCAAACTGTTCCACGACTTACTCTGATTCCTACAATAGATGATCCAATTCTGCTGGATCCGCTCATTGAAAGCCTTCCAGCTCTGCCTCCATGTGAGTTGATGGATCCAGCTGATGATCAGACGCTGCCCCGCCTGATTGAGGTTCTGGAAAGGAGGCATCGTATCCGTCAGATGATGTCTGAGCAGTTCAACAAATCTGGTACAGACCCATTTTCTATGCAACAAATGACGGTCTTGTATATAGAGAACCTACTTCATTGCTGATTTTATACAGTTTTCAGTGCAGCAGTGATGCATGAGTAAGTTTTCTAGAAGGCTACATATTTATTAACCTCTAGTTTGTCGTGGTTGTGACTGCTGCAGTCATTCAAAGTGGTCGATGACTTCCTAGAGAATCGTTATAGGCCAGACACTCAGTTGGGATATTTCACCTATTCCTAAAAGTAGGTTTGGATATTCAGTCTTtatctgaaattaaatgatgTAATTATTACATCGATTTACAGAATTTCTCTGGACAGGTGCATGCTTGGTTATCAAAGAGATGTTAATAAtactttaattgttttaaaagaTTGTAGGTCCAATTTTTAAAAGTTCATGATTCAGGGAGGAATATAAGATGATTTAAGTGTTCATGGTAACACAATTTAATGCCAAAAATTAGGGGCATggcatatttatttgtatagtacatTTCATACTAAAGGGCAATTCATGGTGCTTTATATagtacattaaacattaaaaaagaaaaacgacaTGAAGCATCCAAATGCAAATGTTTAAGAGTAGAAACCTTAAAAGGTAAAGAGGTAAAAGCAGTTAGGTGAGTACTTAAGGTTCAGTCAAATCGTAACTTTGAACTTGCATTTGAGAAACGTTTTCAAGCCAAATGGTTAATCACTGTGCATATATGTATATTCTTCTGCAGCCAGTACAATGAAGTCCATGCTCCAGCAGTTTGACGGTCAGCTCGGTGCAAAGGAGACTTTCATCCATGATCAGCAAAGCAAACTGAGCGAGAAGGACAAAGTTATCATCAGCCAGCGGGCAGAGATCGATCgattagagaaaaaacacaaaacgcTGGAATACAAGGTATGTAGAGAAGCTTGTATATAAGCCATTTTCAACTGATGATCTCATCATGTTATATCAGTTTACATGGAAACTTTACAAAATTCTTCCACCTCTTCAGGTTGATATCCTGCAAAAAACAACTGACATGTACGAGCAGGACAAACGCTCGCTTCAGCAGGAGCTGGACACCCGGGCGCAAAGGCTACAAATGGAGCTGTCAGAGAGGAGGCGAATGGAGCAGCGAATGCAGGGCATGGTCACGGACACCAAGCTCAAGTGGGAGAAGGAGTGTGTAAGTGGAATTATTGATAATAGTGGTGCTGTTTGGGAATGTGTAGTCTGTATAtgtcaatagtttttttttttatctttggaGGTGTGTATGAATGTTCGTgctagggctgggcaatatatcgatattatatctactgtgatatgagactagatttGTCTTAGTTCTTGGATATCGTTATAtcgtgatatggcataagtgttgtcttttcctggttttaaaggctgcattacagtaaagtgatgtaattttctgaacttaccagactgttctagctgtttttttgcctttacccacttagtcatcacatccacattactgatgattatttatcaaaaatctcattgtgtaaatattttgtgaaagccgCCATAGTCATCCCTACCACATTGCTGCAATATCGATATTGAGGTATTtagtcaaaaatattgtgatacttGATTTTGTCCATAGCGCCCAATCCTAGTTTGTGTCATGCCATCCACTTCATATTCTAGTGCACAAGTGTCACGCTGGGACACGCTGCATGCGAGAGCAGCGTGTGCGTCAccgaacctcttgcttttcatttacGCCCATTTTAACAGGatagagcagccacacagcccgTGTGGCTTGTAAAAAGTAgctaatggtgtgtgtgtgtgtgtgtgtgtgtgtgtgtgtgtttgttttcttccaaacaaataagttatatttacattaagTGTTACTCATCAAAACTTAAAAAGGTGTTGTACTTGGAGActaatctttttaaaaaaaaatttttattaGAAATTTAAATTCTTCATTCTTTACATCCATGTTGCTTGCAgttgtcttcttcttccctgcctttaGTGGTgcattgctgcatttcttgATAGATTATAGCCACCTGAAGattgtttgaatatttttaaaatgtaaaaaccagTGGCAGGACTGTATAGACAAACAGAACGGGGACCCACTCTAAAAAAACACCAAGCACAGGGTACTCCTCAGAACAACGGGTGGTAATTATGTGTTTGTTAAATAAGAGCAAACTGTTTTTAGTTATGTCTATCTATGTCTAGTTATGTCTATCTCAGTCAATTGTTCAGTATTCTTCACTGTATTAcagaacaaaatgtgtttttgtgttaataAAACATAGACCAAAATTTAAAGCTGCCATGATGTCACAAAGTTTTTATCTCACTGGTGTTTTCTAATTAGGAGAGGCGAGTTAATGCCAAGCAGCTCGAGATGCAGAACAAGTTGTGGGTGAAGGATGAAAAGTTGAAGCAGCTCAAAGCCATAgtgacagagagcagcagcggCAGCCGTCCCGCTGAGCGTCCAGAGAAGCCTGAGAGACCCTCAAGGGAGAGAGACCACAACATTGGCAAGAAGAGGTCTGCCTCACCATCGCCACTTCCTGTGAGTCATTCACTTGGTTTACTACCTTTTCCACCAGTTATCACTCTCTTTTGAAACTGAATTTACCTTGAAAAACTTTGCATGCTACTAATTTTGTGATAATCTTCAACAGAAATTCGAAGATTACTGTGCTTACTGTGTACACCAGCttcttttttgtgtatttgtgtcaaTCTGGAGACTCCCTTAACATCCACAATGCTTTGGCCTCATCCCCTCATCACTTTTCAGGACTTCAGCCAAACTCCTTCCAGCCATAATCGAGCCAATGTTAGGGCAGTTCAGGACCCAtaccccacctcctcctccccctcctcttcgccctcctccttttccaccaccacctcctcttcAGCTTATCCTTCGGTAGCTTCCTGCATCTCAGACTGGGAGCAAAGGTTCCCTGTAGACTCCAGCAGCCAGGGTAGACAGTTTGGGACCCCCCAGTACAGGAGCCGGACTCCTGCCCCATGCCACAGCACCAGCAGCGTGGGTCGTAGGAGAGGCCAGCGCTGGGCCCCAGACACTGAGGCCCCTGCCACAACTCTTGTCTATGGGCTAGACCTAGAGGCAGGCACaagggttagtgtgtgtgtgtgtgtgttagaaccTAGATGTCCTTAAGAGTCTGTCTAGTTTTGTTCTGACCTCCTGTAGTTTAAGCTTTGCCTTGGTAGAACTGCACCCATAATGTTCTGAGTAAGTATCTGCTTGAGTAGAAATGCATTAAGAAGAGGCCCAGCATTAGTGTAAACTGCTGTTTTCTCTTATCCAGACTTTAAGGCAGACTGATCTGTTGTGCTTAAATCCTCTGGACTTGCATTGTGAGCCTTTCAAGTAGTGTCGTTAGAAGAAGTTGTATCATGCTTGTAGTCCTTTCTGTTGCCTGCTTTCTGAACCTTTAgaatagatttttttcctctgcacaGTAGCATTACAGGTTCTACAGACTTATAGCTCACCTAATCTAAACTAGGGATGCAAAAATTATCGACTTTGATGGTACGATTATAGTCTGAGGAAAAATCACACTTTTACAATTATTATGTATTAGTTTATTTCACAACACTACGAATGGATGAAATcacatgaacatttttaattagaggttttattgtatattttccccacaacatttctttgttggcatttatttttaatagttgcttattattaatataagaTTAAGATTAAATTTATTGATCCTTAAGGGAAAATATTACTAATGAAGGTAATAAACTGAATCGTTATTATCATCAGTTGTGATCCATGCTGagtttttagttcatttttaataatcttaatataatttaatctaatttaataAGTAATCTAATTTTACATGTGGCCTGAGAAAATCCTGTCtattgtctttgttgttgttttttggtgttttttttagttaaaatgggggaaaaaagaaattgaGAACATCTCTTATGCAGGTGTTATTAatcactgaaattaaatgaattagaTCCCCTATAGTGATAAAAGTCTTCAAGTTCCTAATGTTAAGTTGTTCTTATCCACCTACCATACCTAGCATTTACTCAACACAGATGGGAGGAAACAACAGGATGTAAATGGTCGCACTGAAGCCCTCAAGGGCATTACATGCCGTTTTGTTTAGCGTTAATTTATAAATGGTGTAATGCTCCTTTTCCTGCTTTATTTAAATCGTACTGAAAGCCCAACTCATGGCTACTTTGTTGATTGTAAGTGacacttttatatttaattccTTACCAAATCAATGTTTCATTAAGTAACTTGCCACTAAGGTCATGATTTTTTAGCTTAGTTATTACTCGGTGTATTACCTTCACTGGAGCATGTACAGCTGGGTGGTGATCTTGAAGATGTTTCATTAAGTTCAACGTGCCGGATCCTTTAACAGCAACTTTTCTTTGGCAAGTTTACAAACTGGAGATCTGTCTTGAATAACCTCCTGGCCATTCCTTATTTATCCAAAATACTCCCACAGATGATTTAAGGCATTTTTTTGGTGGATACGTTTCAATGTTGGGTCCCTCAGCCGTTGTCAACATGTGTTACCTCCTTCAGCTAATTTAGCCCCTCACAAGCATAAATAAGGGGAGTCGCTCTCGTGACGACATGTGTAACTTGAGTACCTGAACTTGTTGCATTTTAAGCTGGTAAACCAGGTTCCACCTGCAGTCTGCTGCTTACACctatggatgtttttttaacacagttgtctagttttgtttaattttcctcACAGCACAACTTTTGTTCATCGTAAATAATTAACCATAATGTCCCTGTTTAGAGAGAAACACTCGCTGTAGCCTTTATAGTTACAAAACCAAGATGTTTTAAAGTGCGGTCAATCGTGAAATCGGTTAATCGCTGCATCACTAAACACCTGTGCTTTCTTTTTGCATGTAGTCTCATATTCCTAGACCCATTTCCACATTTCTGCTGCTTTGCATGTTAATTTTCATCAATTCTGCTGGGCTGCTTTCCTTGCCGTGGGTGTTTTATAAGCgctgttttgaaa carries:
- the LOC137178772 gene encoding kinesin-like protein KIF23 isoform X4; translated protein: MYRPGKGKTPRKPGPKKASNIEKDPVGVYCRIRPLGTEDEECCIEMISSSTIQLHAPDGLKANRNGEYKEMQYSFKKVFGINTNQMELFEDVAKPLVEDLIHCKNGLLFTYGVTGSGKTYTMTGSPGDGGLLPRSLDMLFNSVGPFQAKRFVFKPDDKNGMEIQSQVDALLERQKRDSQPLVPKTPSSRQKADPEFVDMISPEEACKSENVDDDCCYSVFVSYIEVYNNYIYDLLEDAPFDPIRPKWLGGGTPVRNTEFTPPQSKILREDQNHNMYVAGCTEVEVKSTEEAFEVFWKGQKKRRIANTQLNRESSRSHSVFTVKLVQAPLDADGDHILQDKNQVNVSQLCLVDLAGSERTSRTRAEGSRLREAGNINQSLMTLRTCMEVLRENQMCGTNKMVPYRDSKVTHLFKNYFDGEGKVRMIVCVNPKADDYEETMLVMRFAEMTQEVEVARPVDRPICGLAPGRRHRNQAFRDELSRRLEERGGPSNADDPILLDPLIESLPALPPCELMDPADDQTLPRLIEVLERRHRIRQMMSEQFNKSASTMKSMLQQFDGQLGAKETFIHDQQSKLSEKDKVIISQRAEIDRLEKKHKTLEYKVDILQKTTDMYEQDKRSLQQELDTRAQRLQMELSERRRMEQRMQGMVTDTKLKWEKECERRVNAKQLEMQNKLWVKDEKLKQLKAIVTESSSGSRPAERPEKPERPSRERDHNIGKKRSASPSPLPTAPPVRPTHRRSQSAGGEKWVDHKPPSNLDLDTVMQPIIPNAIKVSTPNEKALSKCHKYVLRHQELASDGEIETKLIKGNVFKTRGGGQAVQFTDIETLKQECPTAPSRKRRSGSAEGPAQMDDTENRAPVASTSLAVGYQKRRKP
- the LOC137178772 gene encoding kinesin-like protein KIF23 isoform X2 translates to MYRPGKGKTPRKPGPKKASNIEKDPVGVYCRIRPLGTEDEECCIEMISSSTIQLHAPDGLKANRNGEYKEMQYSFKKVFGINTNQMELFEDVAKPLVEDLIHCKNGLLFTYGVTGSGKTYTMTGSPGDGGLLPRSLDMLFNSVGPFQAKRFVFKPDDKNGMEIQSQVDALLERQKRDSQPLVPKTPSSRQKADPEFVDMISPEEACKSENVDDDCCYSVFVSYIEVYNNYIYDLLEDAPFDPIRPKWLGGGTPVRNTEFTPPQSKILREDQNHNMYVAGCTEVEVKSTEEAFEVFWKGQKKRRIANTQLNRESSRSHSVFTVKLVQAPLDADGDHILQDKNQVNVSQLCLVDLAGSERTSRTRAEGSRLREAGNINQSLMTLRTCMEVLRENQMCGTNKMVPYRDSKVTHLFKNYFDGEGKVRMIVCVNPKADDYEETMLVMRFAEMTQEVEVARPVDRPICGLAPGRRHRNQAFRDELSRRLEERGGPSNADDPILLDPLIESLPALPPCELMDPADDQTLPRLIEVLERRHRIRQMMSEQFNKSASTMKSMLQQFDGQLGAKETFIHDQQSKLSEKDKVIISQRAEIDRLEKKHKTLEYKVDILQKTTDMYEQDKRSLQQELDTRAQRLQMELSERRRMEQRMQGMVTDTKLKWEKECERRVNAKQLEMQNKLWVKDEKLKQLKAIVTESSSGSRPAERPEKPERPSRERDHNIGKKRSASPSPLPDFSQTPSSHNRANVRAVQDPYPTSSSPSSSPSSFSTTTSSSAYPSVASCISDWEQRFPVDSSSQGRQFGTPQYRSRTPAPCHSTSSVGRRRGQRWAPDTEAPATTLVYGLDLEAGTRGNVFKTRGGGQAVQFTDIETLKQECPTAPSRKRRSGSAEGPAQMDDTENRAPVASTSLAVGYQKRRKP
- the LOC137178772 gene encoding kinesin-like protein KIF23 isoform X7: MYRPGKGKTPRKPGPKKASNIEKDPVGVYCRIRPLGTEDEECCIEMISSSTIQLHAPDGLKANRNGEYKEMQYSFKKVFGINTNQMELFEDVAKPLVEDLIHCKNGLLFTYGVTGSGKTYTMTGSPGDGGLLPRSLDMLFNSVGPFQAKRFVFKPDDKNGMEIQSQVDALLERQKRDSQPLVPKTPSSRQKADPEFVDMISPEEACKSENVDDDCCYSVFVSYIEVYNNYIYDLLEDAPFDPIRPKWLGGGTPVRNTEFTPPQSKILREDQNHNMYVAGCTEVEVKSTEEAFEVFWKGQKKRRIANTQLNRESSRSHSVFTVKLVQAPLDADGDHILQDKNQVNVSQLCLVDLAGSERTSRTRAEGSRLREAGNINQSLMTLRTCMEVLRENQMCGTNKMVPYRDSKVTHLFKNYFDGEGKVRMIVCVNPKADDYEETMLVMRFAEMTQEVEVARPVDRPICGLAPGRRHRNQAFRDELSRRLEERGGPSNADDPILLDPLIESLPALPPCELMDPADDQTLPRLIEVLERRHRIRQMMSEQFNKSASTMKSMLQQFDGQLGAKETFIHDQQSKLSEKDKVIISQRAEIDRLEKKHKTLEYKVDILQKTTDMYEQDKRSLQQELDTRAQRLQMELSERRRMEQRMQGMVTDTKLKWEKECERRVNAKQLEMQNKLWVKDEKLKQLKAIVTESSSGSRPAERPEKPERPSRERDHNIGKKRSASPSPLPGNVFKTRGGGQAVQFTDIETLKQECPTAPSRKRRSGSAEGPAQMDDTENRAPVASTSLAVGYQKRRKP
- the LOC137178772 gene encoding kinesin-like protein KIF23 isoform X1 — its product is MYRPGKGKTPRKPGPKKASNIEKDPVGVYCRIRPLGTEDEECCIEMISSSTIQLHAPDGLKANRNGEYKEMQYSFKKVFGINTNQMELFEDVAKPLVEDLIHCKNGLLFTYGVTGSGKTYTMTGSPGDGGLLPRSLDMLFNSVGPFQAKRFVFKPDDKNGMEIQSQVDALLERQKRDSQPLVPKTPSSRQKADPEFVDMISPEEACKSENVDDDCCYSVFVSYIEVYNNYIYDLLEDAPFDPIRPKPPQSKILREDQNHNMYVAGCTEVEVKSTEEAFEVFWKGQKKRRIANTQLNRESSRSHSVFTVKLVQAPLDADGDHILQDKNQVNVSQLCLVDLAGSERTSRTRAEGSRLREAGNINQSLMTLRTCMEVLRENQMCGTNKMVPYRDSKVTHLFKNYFDGEGKVRMIVCVNPKADDYEETMLVMRFAEMTQEVEVARPVDRPICGLAPGRRHRNQAFRDELSRRLEERGGPSNADDPILLDPLIESLPALPPCELMDPADDQTLPRLIEVLERRHRIRQMMSEQFNKSASTMKSMLQQFDGQLGAKETFIHDQQSKLSEKDKVIISQRAEIDRLEKKHKTLEYKVDILQKTTDMYEQDKRSLQQELDTRAQRLQMELSERRRMEQRMQGMVTDTKLKWEKECERRVNAKQLEMQNKLWVKDEKLKQLKAIVTESSSGSRPAERPEKPERPSRERDHNIGKKRSASPSPLPDFSQTPSSHNRANVRAVQDPYPTSSSPSSSPSSFSTTTSSSAYPSVASCISDWEQRFPVDSSSQGRQFGTPQYRSRTPAPCHSTSSVGRRRGQRWAPDTEAPATTLVYGLDLEAGTRTAPPVRPTHRRSQSAGGEKWVDHKPPSNLDLDTVMQPIIPNAIKVSTPNEKALSKCHKYVLRHQELASDGEIETKLIKGNVFKTRGGGQAVQFTDIETLKQECPTAPSRKRRSGSAEGPAQMDDTENRAPVASTSLAVGYQKRRKP
- the LOC137178772 gene encoding kinesin-like protein KIF23 isoform X3; the encoded protein is MYRPGKGKTPRKPGPKKASNIEKDPVGVYCRIRPLGTEDEECCIEMISSSTIQLHAPDGLKANRNGEYKEMQYSFKKVFGINTNQMELFEDVAKPLVEDLIHCKNGLLFTYGVTGSGKTYTMTGSPGDGGLLPRSLDMLFNSVGPFQAKRFVFKPDDKNGMEIQSQVDALLERQKRDSQPLVPKTPSSRQKADPEFVDMISPEEACKSENVDDDCCYSVFVSYIEVYNNYIYDLLEDAPFDPIRPKPPQSKILREDQNHNMYVAGCTEVEVKSTEEAFEVFWKGQKKRRIANTQLNRESSRSHSVFTVKLVQAPLDADGDHILQDKNQVNVSQLCLVDLAGSERTSRTRAEGSRLREAGNINQSLMTLRTCMEVLRENQMCGTNKMVPYRDSKVTHLFKNYFDGEGKVRMIVCVNPKADDYEETMLVMRFAEMTQEVEVARPVDRPICGLAPGRRHRNQAFRDELSRRLEERGGPSNADDPILLDPLIESLPALPPCELMDPADDQTLPRLIEVLERRHRIRQMMSEQFNKSASTMKSMLQQFDGQLGAKETFIHDQQSKLSEKDKVIISQRAEIDRLEKKHKTLEYKVDILQKTTDMYEQDKRSLQQELDTRAQRLQMELSERRRMEQRMQGMVTDTKLKWEKECERRVNAKQLEMQNKLWVKDEKLKQLKAIVTESSSGSRPAERPEKPERPSRERDHNIGKKRSASPSPLPDFSQTPSSHNRANVRAVQDPYPTSSSPSSSPSSFSTTTSSSAYPSVASCISDWEQRFPVDSSSQGRQFGTPQYRSRTPAPCHSTSSVGRRRGQRWAPDTEAPATTLVYGLDLEAGTRGNVFKTRGGGQAVQFTDIETLKQECPTAPSRKRRSGSAEGPAQMDDTENRAPVASTSLAVGYQKRRKP
- the LOC137178772 gene encoding kinesin-like protein KIF23 isoform X5; translation: MYRPGKGKTPRKPGPKKASNIEKDPVGVYCRIRPLGTEDEECCIEMISSSTIQLHAPDGLKANRNGEYKEMQYSFKKVFGINTNQMELFEDVAKPLVEDLIHCKNGLLFTYGVTGSGKTYTMTGSPGDGGLLPRSLDMLFNSVGPFQAKRFVFKPDDKNGMEIQSQVDALLERQKRDSQPLVPKTPSSRQKADPEFVDMISPEEACKSENVDDDCCYSVFVSYIEVYNNYIYDLLEDAPFDPIRPKPPQSKILREDQNHNMYVAGCTEVEVKSTEEAFEVFWKGQKKRRIANTQLNRESSRSHSVFTVKLVQAPLDADGDHILQDKNQVNVSQLCLVDLAGSERTSRTRAEGSRLREAGNINQSLMTLRTCMEVLRENQMCGTNKMVPYRDSKVTHLFKNYFDGEGKVRMIVCVNPKADDYEETMLVMRFAEMTQEVEVARPVDRPICGLAPGRRHRNQAFRDELSRRLEERGGPSNADDPILLDPLIESLPALPPCELMDPADDQTLPRLIEVLERRHRIRQMMSEQFNKSASTMKSMLQQFDGQLGAKETFIHDQQSKLSEKDKVIISQRAEIDRLEKKHKTLEYKVDILQKTTDMYEQDKRSLQQELDTRAQRLQMELSERRRMEQRMQGMVTDTKLKWEKECERRVNAKQLEMQNKLWVKDEKLKQLKAIVTESSSGSRPAERPEKPERPSRERDHNIGKKRSASPSPLPTAPPVRPTHRRSQSAGGEKWVDHKPPSNLDLDTVMQPIIPNAIKVSTPNEKALSKCHKYVLRHQELASDGEIETKLIKGNVFKTRGGGQAVQFTDIETLKQECPTAPSRKRRSGSAEGPAQMDDTENRAPVASTSLAVGYQKRRKP
- the LOC137178772 gene encoding kinesin-like protein KIF23 isoform X6 → MYRPGKGKTPRKPGPKKASNIEKDPVGVYCRIRPLGTEDEECCIEMISSSTIQLHAPDGLKANRNGEYKEMQYSFKKVFGINTNQMELFEDVAKPLVEDLIHCKNGLLFTYGVTGSGKTYTMTGSPGDGGLLPRSLDMLFNSVGPFQAKRFVFKPDDKNGMEIQSQVDALLERQKRDSQPLVPKTPSSRQKADPEFVDMISPEEACKSENVDDDCCYSVFVSYIEVYNNYIYDLLEDAPFDPIRPKWLGGGTPVRNTEFTPPQSKILREDQNHNMYVAGCTEVEVKSTEEAFEVFWKGQKKRRIANTQLNRESSRSHSVFTVKLVQAPLDADGDHILQDKNQVNVSQLCLVDLAGSERTSRTRAEGSRLREAGNINQSLMTLRTCMEVLRENQMCGTNKMVPYRDSKVTHLFKNYFDGEGKVRMIVCVNPKADDYEETMLVMRFAEMTQEVEVARPVDRPICGLAPGRRHRNQAFRDELSRRLEERGGPSNADDPILLDPLIESLPALPPCELMDPADDQTLPRLIEVLERRHRIRQMMSEQFNKSASTMKSMLQQFDGQLGAKETFIHDQQSKLSEKDKVIISQRAEIDRLEKKHKTLEYKVDILQKTTDMYEQDKRSLQQELDTRAQRLQMELSERRRMEQRMQGMVTDTKLKWEKECERRVNAKQLEMQNKLWVKDEKLKQLKAIVTESSSGSRPAERPEKPERPSRERDHNIGKKRSASPSPLPDFSQTPSSHNRANVRAVQDPYPTSSSPSSSPSSFSTTTSSSAYPSVASCISDWEQRFPVDSSSQGRQFGTPQYRSRTPAPCHSTSSVGRRRGQRWAPDTEAPATTLVYGLDLEAGTRTAPPVRPTHRRSQSAGGEKWVDHKPPSNLDLDTVMQPIIPNAIKVSTPNEKALSKCHKYVLRHQELASDGEIETKLIKGNVFKTRGGGQAVQFTDIETLKQECPTAPSRKRRSGSAEGPAQMDDTENRAPVASTSLAVGYQKRRKP